Genomic DNA from bacterium:
CTCCATCGGATTGATCGGGGCGATGGCCCTGTGGCTGGGCTTCATGCGCATCCTGCGCGATGCCGGACTGATGGCGTCGCTCGCGCGCGCTCTCGCACCGGTCATGCGCCGCCTGTTCCCAGAGATACCCGACGGTCATCCCGCTCTCAGCGCAATGATCATGAACATCACCGCCAATATGCTGGGCCTGGGCAACGCGGCCACGCCTTTCGGGTTGAAGGCGATGCAGGAACTCGACCGCCTGAATCCGATCAAGGGAGTCTCGACCAACTCCATGGCACTGTTTCTGGCGATGAACACCTCTGGCGTGGCGGTACTTCCGCTGGGCGTGATCGCGATCCGAGCGTCCATGGAGTCGAACAACGCCGGCGGCATCTTCTTTCCGTCACTCCTGGCCACGATCTGTTCGACGATCACGGCCGTCCTCGTGGCCAAGATGCTCGAGAAGCGCAAGGCGTTCGCGATGGAGAACTACGCGAATACAGAGCCCGAACCCGAGCAGGAAGCTTCTCTCTCCGATGGCATCAAGGGAATGGATGAAGCCGAGGAGATCGCCTCGATGCGCGTTCCCTTTGACCCCATTCGCTCGCTGGTCAGCGGGGCGATCGGCGCAGCACTTCTGCTCTTCCTCGCCCGCTTCGTCTGGAATCTGCCCGACCTGAGCTTCCTCGATACTTTCAAGACGGTGATCGACGCCTGGCTCCTGCCGCTCTTGATGGCGTCGATCGTGTTGTTGGGTTTCTGCAAACGCGTAAAAGTGTACGAGTCCTTCATCGCGGGCGCGCGGGAAGGTTTCGACATCGCGGTCATGATCATTCCGTTCCTGGTCGCGATTCTCGTCGCGGTGGGTCTGTTTCGCGCATCCGGTGGCCTCGACACCCTGACCGCCTGGGTTGCACCGATGACCTCGCTGATCGGTTTTCCCGCAGAAGCCCTGCCAATGGCGCTGATCCGTCCGCTCTCGGGTAGTGGGGCGATGGGGATCATGACGGAGACCATGAGTATTCA
This window encodes:
- a CDS encoding spore maturation protein, with the protein product MTPSPPDGAVSVLNGIFVFLVAGAVLFAAWQGNTHLLNEAWPESAKAAVNISIGLIGAMALWLGFMRILRDAGLMASLARALAPVMRRLFPEIPDGHPALSAMIMNITANMLGLGNAATPFGLKAMQELDRLNPIKGVSTNSMALFLAMNTSGVAVLPLGVIAIRASMESNNAGGIFFPSLLATICSTITAVLVAKMLEKRKAFAMENYANTEPEPEQEASLSDGIKGMDEAEEIASMRVPFDPIRSLVSGAIGAALLLFLARFVWNLPDLSFLDTFKTVIDAWLLPLLMASIVLLGFCKRVKVYESFIAGAREGFDIAVMIIPFLVAILVAVGLFRASGGLDTLTAWVAPMTSLIGFPAEALPMALIRPLSGSGAMGIMTETMSIHGPDSFVGFLVSVMNGSTETTFYVVALYFGSVRVRAARHTVAACLAADGVGIGAALFWSRLFF